A single genomic interval of Roseomonas aeriglobus harbors:
- a CDS encoding isopenicillin N synthase family oxygenase — protein sequence MLDTPMAQVPLLDMGEQAADPQGFATALGESFERFGFAMVSNHGVPDDVVERAWAMTKAFFDLPEEEKRRYFVEGGGGARGYTPFKTEIAKGATHVDLKEFWHVGRELAKGHRFESHMPANLWPEKPEGFRETFLDLFKALDDAGLRLLSAIALHLNLDKDWFEHAVEDGNSVLRLLHYPPVPADAPEVRAGAHEDINLITLLLGAEEAGLELLEKNGTWLPVKPPAGAMVVNVGDMLQRLTNHVLPSTTHRVVNPAPERRGFSRYSMPYFLHPAPDFMIETLPGTITADRPNRYETPISSHDYLMERLVEIGLIKK from the coding sequence ATGCTCGACACCCCGATGGCCCAGGTTCCGCTGCTCGACATGGGCGAACAGGCCGCCGATCCCCAAGGTTTCGCCACCGCACTTGGCGAATCGTTCGAACGGTTCGGCTTTGCGATGGTGTCGAACCACGGCGTGCCGGACGACGTCGTCGAACGCGCCTGGGCGATGACCAAGGCGTTCTTCGACCTGCCGGAAGAGGAAAAGCGCCGCTATTTCGTCGAGGGCGGCGGCGGTGCGCGCGGGTATACCCCGTTCAAGACCGAGATCGCCAAGGGCGCGACCCATGTCGACCTCAAGGAATTCTGGCACGTCGGTCGCGAACTGGCGAAGGGGCACCGGTTCGAAAGCCACATGCCGGCGAACCTGTGGCCGGAGAAGCCGGAAGGGTTCCGCGAGACGTTCCTCGATCTGTTCAAGGCGCTGGACGACGCGGGTCTCCGCCTGCTGTCGGCGATCGCACTGCACCTGAACCTCGACAAGGACTGGTTCGAACATGCGGTGGAGGACGGCAACTCGGTCCTGCGTCTGCTCCACTATCCGCCCGTCCCGGCCGACGCGCCCGAAGTCCGCGCCGGTGCGCATGAGGACATCAACCTCATCACCCTGCTGCTCGGCGCCGAGGAAGCGGGTCTCGAACTGCTCGAAAAGAACGGCACCTGGCTGCCGGTCAAGCCGCCGGCGGGCGCGATGGTCGTGAACGTCGGCGACATGCTCCAGCGGCTGACCAACCACGTCCTGCCGTCGACCACCCACCGCGTCGTCAACCCGGCGCCCGAACGCCGCGGCTTCTCGCGCTATTCGATGCCCTATTTCCTTCATCCCGCGCCTGATTTCATGATCGAGACGCTGCCGGGCACGATCACCGCCGATCGTCCCAACCGCTACGAGACCCCGATCAGCAGCCACGACTATCTGATGGAGCGGTTGGTCGAGATCGGACTCATCAAGAAGTAA
- a CDS encoding homoserine dehydrogenase, with product MAESLKVALAGLGTVGGGVIRLLDANRDLIERRAGRAIQVVAVSARDRTKDRGVDLSRFDWIDDTTALADYEGADVVVELIGGSDGPALTLARKTLAAGKAFVTANKAMLAHHGLELADAAEAKGTALKFEAAVAGGIPVIKGLREGAAANAIERVTGILNGTCNFILSKMEAEGRDFAEVLSEAQALGYAEADPSFDIDGVDAAHKLSLLAALAFGTQPAFGDVSVTGIRHVLAADIAEAAALGYRVRLVGVAEADANGLFQRVHPHLVPVDHPLAHTIGSLNAVVADGNFVGRLFFQGRGAGDGPTASAVVADLIDIARGEFGSAFAMPASALTKPAPADTGERRGRAYLRFAVVDKVGVLAEIAAAMRDAGVSIESLIQRGANPDGHVLVAIVTHEGPERCVAQALEKLRGSQSLAGEPMWMHILG from the coding sequence ATGGCGGAGTCGTTGAAAGTCGCACTGGCGGGGCTGGGAACCGTGGGCGGCGGCGTCATTCGCCTGCTCGACGCCAACCGCGACCTGATCGAACGCCGCGCCGGTCGCGCCATCCAGGTCGTCGCCGTCTCGGCCCGCGACCGTACGAAGGACCGCGGCGTCGATCTTTCGCGCTTCGACTGGATCGACGACACGACTGCGCTGGCCGATTACGAAGGCGCCGACGTCGTCGTCGAACTGATCGGCGGATCGGACGGACCCGCCCTGACCCTTGCCCGCAAGACCTTGGCCGCGGGCAAGGCCTTCGTGACCGCCAACAAGGCGATGCTGGCGCATCACGGGCTCGAACTCGCCGACGCTGCCGAAGCCAAGGGCACCGCGCTGAAGTTCGAAGCCGCGGTCGCCGGCGGCATCCCGGTCATCAAGGGACTGCGCGAGGGCGCCGCCGCCAATGCGATCGAGCGTGTAACCGGCATCCTCAACGGCACCTGCAACTTCATCCTGAGCAAAATGGAGGCGGAAGGCCGCGACTTCGCCGAGGTGCTGAGCGAAGCACAGGCGCTCGGCTATGCCGAGGCCGACCCCAGCTTCGACATCGACGGCGTCGACGCCGCACATAAACTCTCGCTCCTCGCCGCGCTCGCCTTCGGCACCCAGCCGGCGTTCGGCGACGTGAGCGTGACCGGCATCCGCCATGTGCTCGCCGCCGACATCGCCGAGGCCGCCGCACTGGGCTACCGCGTCCGACTGGTCGGCGTGGCGGAGGCCGACGCGAACGGTCTGTTCCAGCGGGTCCACCCGCATCTGGTGCCGGTCGATCACCCGCTAGCGCACACCATAGGGTCGCTCAACGCGGTCGTCGCGGACGGCAATTTCGTCGGCCGCCTGTTCTTCCAGGGCCGCGGTGCAGGCGACGGCCCGACCGCATCGGCCGTCGTCGCCGACCTGATCGACATCGCCCGCGGTGAGTTCGGCTCCGCCTTCGCGATGCCCGCCTCGGCGCTCACCAAGCCCGCCCCCGCCGACACCGGCGAACGCCGCGGCCGCGCGTATCTGCGCTTCGCCGTGGTCGACAAGGTCGGCGTACTCGCCGAAATCGCCGCCGCGATGCGCGACGCCGGCGTTTCGATCGAAAGCCTGATCCAGCGCGGCGCCAACCCCGATGGCCACGTCCTGGTCGCGATCGTCACGCACGAGGGCCCGGAGCGTTGCGTCGCCCAGGCGCTGGAGAAGCTGCGCGGCTCGCAGAGCCTGGCCGGCGAGCCGATGTGGATGCATATATTGGGGTAA